A genomic region of Solanum dulcamara chromosome 2, daSolDulc1.2, whole genome shotgun sequence contains the following coding sequences:
- the LOC129878453 gene encoding cysteine proteinase inhibitor 1-like has protein sequence MALKFNCFLAGTLFSAVMISSLFLHISAALGGGGKGGLLGGWRPITDTNDVQVVEIGKFAVDQHNKESKSKLVFKRVVKGETQVVAGTNYRLVISTTDGSRRSRSGYKYLAEVWDKPWENFRNLTSFKKL, from the coding sequence atggcaCTCAAATTCAACTGTTTCCTTGCCGGAACTCTCTTCTCCGCCGTGATGATCTCTTCCCTCTTCCTCCACATCTCCGCCGCACTCGGCGGCGGAGGAAAAGGTGGTTTACTCGGCGGTTGGAGGCCTATAACCGACACAAACGACGTTCAGGTGGTGGAGATCGGGAAATTCGCAGTGGATCAGCACAACAAGGAATCCAAATCCAAATTAGTGTTTAAACGAGTGGTGAAAGGAGAAACACAAGTCGTTGCCGGAACAAATTACCGGCTGGTCATCTCCACCACAGATGGCAGTCGTCGTAGCCGTAGCGGCTATAAATACTTGGCGGAAGTTTGGGATAAGCCATGGGAGAATTTTAGGAATCTCACTTCcttcaaaaaattataa